The Montipora foliosa isolate CH-2021 chromosome 14, ASM3666993v2, whole genome shotgun sequence genome window below encodes:
- the LOC137985641 gene encoding suppressor of cytokine signaling 3-like, with amino-acid sequence MIKRVSLNPVLKKLQQSGFYWGSITAVEAKSLLRDQAVGKFLVRDSSDPRHLFTITLVTSTGITNVRIIFCESLFSLDKEESLTWQRNGAESKEQSTPRFDCVVKMIFYYMLSSRMVLQKKEQLDNFATGSKFLLLSPLYKGVSSLQHLCRRTLNRQPFIRECQNALTPDPVKSYLSSYPYPI; translated from the coding sequence ATGATCAAGAGAGTTTCCTTAAATCCGGTCCTGAAAAAACTACAACAGAGTGGATTTTATTGGGGATCGATAACTGCAGTCGAAGCAAAATCCTTGCTTCGGGATCAGGCCGTTGGAAAATTTTTAGTCCGTGATAGCTCCGACCCGAGACATCTTTTCACCATAACACTTGTCACAAGTACGGGAATCACAAACGTTAGAATTATCTTCTGCGAAAGTTTATTCTCTCTGGACAAAGAAGAATCTTTGACATGGCAGAGAAACGGTGCAGAAAGCAAGGAACAGTCTACTCCAAGATTCGACTGTGTTGTTAAAATGATTTTCTATTATATGCTGTCAAGTCGGATGGTTTTGCAGAAGAAAGAACAGTTGGACAACTTTGCAACAGGATCAAAGTTTTTGCTGCTCAGTCCTCTTTATAAAGGAGTTTCAAGTCTTCAACATTTGTGTCGAAGAACTCTAAACAGGCAGCCTTTTATTAGAGAATGCCAAAATGCATTAACTCCCGATCCAGTAAAATCTTATTTAAGCTCGTACCCTTATCCTATCTGA
- the LOC137985640 gene encoding protein O-linked-mannose beta-1,2-N-acetylglucosaminyltransferase 1-like isoform X2, with translation MSSSSWRPNPDAKPFTPASAYFNIPVPCKRNPIRVRKKGILSRAVQWVLVVVLCVTVIINLIFIWDTTKKFSAQSHEANSQKVDGDLNDLEQKENPGSQAEGRRITIEVLSSKDAASITVDGTKVLEGLDQKSRGINVAVLNQKTGAVMATRSFDTFGSSEDSDGLVLFVNMVSDGRILCFAIRDEGTYQLKKTARNLMSALGSENCINLGFRDMWAFVVQKRGHVSAEGYRKSPNVNSWAEPLTIQALVTLKSEDMESCSWEESENTRRRKEFCEKYEGYGSVCSCSNPAPLEIASDPLPNGERMTIPVAVIASNRPNYLYRMIRSVLSAQGADPSKITVFIDGYFEEPLAVARLFGVRGIQHTPISSKNARISQHYKASLTTTFNLYPDAEFMIILEEDLDVSTDIFWYFHQLLPILREDESLYCISAWNDQGYEHTVGDPAMLYRIETMPGLGWVLKRKLYKEELEPKWPTPDKFWDWDMWMRLPEIRLNRECVVPDISRTYHFGSRGLNIHPYFQEVYFKKHALNTETNVQFQGEKTRKDNYEKEIKSLMRHGLTSSAT, from the exons ATGAGCTCTTCCAGTTGGCGACCAAACCCGGACGCCAAACCTTTTACACCTGCCTCTGCGTATTTTAACATCCCTGTGCCATGCAAAAGGAATCCGATTCGTGTGCGAAAGAAAGGAATACTTAGCCGAGCCGTCCAGTGGGTATTAGTAGTTGTGTTATGCGTGACTGTAATCATAAATTTGATATTTATATGGGACACGACGAAGAAGTTCAGCGCACAGTCGCACGAGGCGAATTCTCAGAAAGTGGACGGTGACTTAAATGATCTCGAACAGAAAGAAAACCCAG GTTCTCAAGCTGAGGGTCGTAGGATTACCATTGAAGTCTTATCAAGTAAAGATGCAGCCTCTATCACAGTAGATGGAACAAAG GTGTTAGAAGGTCTGGATCAGAAATCAAGGGGTATCAATGTTGCTGTACTTAATCAAAAGACTGGTGCTGTCATGGCTACCAGGTCATTCGATACTTTTGGAAGTTCAGAGGATTCTGATGGCCTCGTATTATTCGTCAACATGGTTTCTGATGGGAGAATTTTATGCTTTGCAATACGG GATGAAGGAACTTACCAGCTCAAGAAAACTGCACGTAATCTCATGAGTGCACTTGGAAGTGAAAACTGCATTAACCTTGGCTTTAGAGACATGTGGGCTTTTGTCGTTCAAAAGCGTGGGCATGTAAGTGCCGAAGGTTACAGGAAATCACCTAATGTCAACAGTTGGGCAGAACCCTTGACAATACAAGCGCTTGTAACCCTGAAGTCAGAAGATATGGAATCTTGTTCATGGGAAGAGAGTGAGAACACAAGGCGACGAAAGGAATTCTGTGAGAAGTATGAGGGATATGGCAGTGTATGTAGCT GCTCCAACCCTGCGCCCTTGGAAATAGCTTCAGATCCACTGCCAAACGGCGAAAGAATGACCATTCCAGTGGCAGTTATAGCCAGCAACAGGCCAAATTACCTGTACCGTATGATCCGATCCGTTTTATCTGCCCAGGGTGCAGATCCTTCTAAAATTACTGTATTTATTGACGGTTACTTCGAAGAGCCTCTGGCTGTTGCTCGGCTTTTTGGCGTCAGGGGAATACAGCATACACCGATAAGCAGCAAAAATGCAAGAATCTCCCAG CATTACAAAGCGAGTTTAACAACTACATTCAACCTATATCCTGATGCGGAGTTCATGATCATACTAGAAGAAGATTTGGATGTGTCTACGGATATATTTTGGTATTTTCATCAATTGCTGCCAATTCTTCGTGAGGATGAAAGCTTGTATTGCATTTCTGCGTGGAACGACCAAGGTTATGAACATACAGTTGGTGATCCCGCCATGTTATACAGAATAGAAACCATGCCTGGTTTGGGATG GGTTTTAAAACGTAAGCTATACAAAGAGGAGCTTGAACCCAAATGGCCGACGCCCGACAAATTTTGGGACTGGGATATGTGGATGAGACTTCCAGAAATCAGACTGAACAGGGAATGTGTCGTTCCCGATATTTCCAGGACTTATCACTTTGGCTCGAGAGGGCTCAATATCCACCCGTATTTCCAAGAGGTCTATTTTAAGAAACACGCGCTAAATACGGAGACAAACGTTCAATTTCAAGGCGAAAAAACGAGAAAGGACAACTACGAAAAGGAGATTAAGAGTTTGATGAG gcatgGACTGACTTCCTCGGCGACTTAA
- the LOC137985640 gene encoding protein O-linked-mannose beta-1,2-N-acetylglucosaminyltransferase 1-like isoform X1: MSSSSWRPNPDAKPFTPASAYFNIPVPCKRNPIRVRKKGILSRAVQWVLVVVLCVTVIINLIFIWDTTKKFSAQSHEANSQKVDGDLNDLEQKENPGSQAEGRRITIEVLSSKDAASITVDGTKVLEGLDQKSRGINVAVLNQKTGAVMATRSFDTFGSSEDSDGLVLFVNMVSDGRILCFAIRDEGTYQLKKTARNLMSALGSENCINLGFRDMWAFVVQKRGHVSAEGYRKSPNVNSWAEPLTIQALVTLKSEDMESCSWEESENTRRRKEFCEKYEGYGSVCSCSNPAPLEIASDPLPNGERMTIPVAVIASNRPNYLYRMIRSVLSAQGADPSKITVFIDGYFEEPLAVARLFGVRGIQHTPISSKNARISQHYKASLTTTFNLYPDAEFMIILEEDLDVSTDIFWYFHQLLPILREDESLYCISAWNDQGYEHTVGDPAMLYRIETMPGLGWVLKRKLYKEELEPKWPTPDKFWDWDMWMRLPEIRLNRECVVPDISRTYHFGSRGLNIHPYFQEVYFKKHALNTETNVQFQGEKTRKDNYEKEIKSLMSLSKVLDHSKNLCANEDFVPELKGQNFVFYIKMDHGTDWGTWKEIAKCLKIWDLDVRGFHKSMWRLWIKGNHVLIVGCPASPYCSYKPSDVTPIFIPKKENQQR, translated from the exons ATGAGCTCTTCCAGTTGGCGACCAAACCCGGACGCCAAACCTTTTACACCTGCCTCTGCGTATTTTAACATCCCTGTGCCATGCAAAAGGAATCCGATTCGTGTGCGAAAGAAAGGAATACTTAGCCGAGCCGTCCAGTGGGTATTAGTAGTTGTGTTATGCGTGACTGTAATCATAAATTTGATATTTATATGGGACACGACGAAGAAGTTCAGCGCACAGTCGCACGAGGCGAATTCTCAGAAAGTGGACGGTGACTTAAATGATCTCGAACAGAAAGAAAACCCAG GTTCTCAAGCTGAGGGTCGTAGGATTACCATTGAAGTCTTATCAAGTAAAGATGCAGCCTCTATCACAGTAGATGGAACAAAG GTGTTAGAAGGTCTGGATCAGAAATCAAGGGGTATCAATGTTGCTGTACTTAATCAAAAGACTGGTGCTGTCATGGCTACCAGGTCATTCGATACTTTTGGAAGTTCAGAGGATTCTGATGGCCTCGTATTATTCGTCAACATGGTTTCTGATGGGAGAATTTTATGCTTTGCAATACGG GATGAAGGAACTTACCAGCTCAAGAAAACTGCACGTAATCTCATGAGTGCACTTGGAAGTGAAAACTGCATTAACCTTGGCTTTAGAGACATGTGGGCTTTTGTCGTTCAAAAGCGTGGGCATGTAAGTGCCGAAGGTTACAGGAAATCACCTAATGTCAACAGTTGGGCAGAACCCTTGACAATACAAGCGCTTGTAACCCTGAAGTCAGAAGATATGGAATCTTGTTCATGGGAAGAGAGTGAGAACACAAGGCGACGAAAGGAATTCTGTGAGAAGTATGAGGGATATGGCAGTGTATGTAGCT GCTCCAACCCTGCGCCCTTGGAAATAGCTTCAGATCCACTGCCAAACGGCGAAAGAATGACCATTCCAGTGGCAGTTATAGCCAGCAACAGGCCAAATTACCTGTACCGTATGATCCGATCCGTTTTATCTGCCCAGGGTGCAGATCCTTCTAAAATTACTGTATTTATTGACGGTTACTTCGAAGAGCCTCTGGCTGTTGCTCGGCTTTTTGGCGTCAGGGGAATACAGCATACACCGATAAGCAGCAAAAATGCAAGAATCTCCCAG CATTACAAAGCGAGTTTAACAACTACATTCAACCTATATCCTGATGCGGAGTTCATGATCATACTAGAAGAAGATTTGGATGTGTCTACGGATATATTTTGGTATTTTCATCAATTGCTGCCAATTCTTCGTGAGGATGAAAGCTTGTATTGCATTTCTGCGTGGAACGACCAAGGTTATGAACATACAGTTGGTGATCCCGCCATGTTATACAGAATAGAAACCATGCCTGGTTTGGGATG GGTTTTAAAACGTAAGCTATACAAAGAGGAGCTTGAACCCAAATGGCCGACGCCCGACAAATTTTGGGACTGGGATATGTGGATGAGACTTCCAGAAATCAGACTGAACAGGGAATGTGTCGTTCCCGATATTTCCAGGACTTATCACTTTGGCTCGAGAGGGCTCAATATCCACCCGTATTTCCAAGAGGTCTATTTTAAGAAACACGCGCTAAATACGGAGACAAACGTTCAATTTCAAGGCGAAAAAACGAGAAAGGACAACTACGAAAAGGAGATTAAGAGTTTGATGAG TTTATCAAAAGTGCTGGATCACTCGAAAAACCTTTGTGCGAACGAAGACTTTGTTCCCGAGCTAAAGGGTCAAAATTTTGTATTCTATATAAAAATGGACCATGGAACGGACTGGGGAACGTGGAAGGAAATTGCCAAATGCCTCAAGATATGGGACTTGGATGTGCGGGGTTTCCATAAAAGTATGTGGCGATTATGGATCAAAGGAAACCATGTACTAATTGTGGGATGCCCGGCTTCACCCTACTGTAGCTATAAACCCTCTGATGTGACTCCTATTTTCATACCAAAGAAGGAGAATCAGCAGCGTTAG